The Deltaproteobacteria bacterium genome contains a region encoding:
- a CDS encoding DUF4390 domain-containing protein — MCRHRRTRTLIALVLITSLLFSYTSTLAAAEATLSEFIVTNTRDHLLIYFRINGCFTPEMDEAILNGIPTTFTILIRLYRTRSFWFDETITSLGIEHTIKYDALRNEFRVTRSEANDGDTVFKNFAAAKKAMAEIKNIPVASLSSLRKHMKYQLRVKAELEKVRLPLFLHYVFFFVSLWNFETDWYTIDFTY, encoded by the coding sequence ATGTGCAGGCACAGGCGCACTCGAACTCTTATAGCTCTGGTGCTGATTACCTCGCTCCTGTTCTCTTATACCTCTACCCTGGCGGCTGCCGAGGCAACTTTGTCCGAATTCATAGTCACCAATACTCGAGATCACTTGCTGATCTATTTTAGAATCAACGGTTGCTTCACTCCCGAGATGGATGAGGCCATTCTCAATGGCATCCCCACTACTTTCACTATACTGATACGGCTCTATAGGACGAGGTCCTTCTGGTTCGACGAGACGATTACCTCACTTGGCATCGAGCACACAATTAAGTATGATGCGCTCAGAAATGAATTCAGGGTCACGCGTTCAGAAGCCAATGACGGTGACACCGTGTTCAAGAATTTCGCTGCTGCTAAAAAGGCTATGGCAGAAATAAAGAATATACCGGTCGCTTCTTTGAGCAGCCTGCGAAAACACATGAAATATCAATTGCGAGTGAAAGCAGAACTGGAAAAGGTACGCTTGCCGTTGTTTCTCCATTATGTCTTCTTTTTTGTATCTCTTTGGAACTTCGAGACTGACTGGTATACAATAGATTTTACTTATTGA